A stretch of Thioclava sp. GXIMD2076 DNA encodes these proteins:
- a CDS encoding GNAT family N-acetyltransferase, with protein sequence MELPDLPPDMKFTRLGSNPGDIAFAFEAKRAAMGPHIIKRWPWDEAFQLALHERHYSEKPFFEIRRSEQRLGTLSLQRQPDHVRFGEFYLFPEHQGQGVGSTILAHCLEVADRLQLPVKLEYLYWNPVGSLYRRHGFKEISRSEIHCFMQREAVES encoded by the coding sequence ATGGAATTGCCTGACCTCCCCCCTGATATGAAATTCACGCGGCTTGGCAGCAATCCCGGCGACATTGCCTTTGCTTTCGAAGCTAAACGAGCGGCCATGGGGCCGCACATAATTAAACGCTGGCCTTGGGATGAAGCATTCCAACTGGCCCTGCACGAGCGCCATTATAGCGAAAAGCCATTTTTCGAGATAAGGCGCTCGGAGCAAAGGCTTGGAACACTATCGCTTCAGAGGCAGCCGGATCACGTGCGCTTCGGAGAGTTCTATCTGTTCCCAGAACATCAAGGCCAGGGTGTCGGCTCGACTATTCTCGCGCACTGTCTCGAAGTGGCCGACAGGCTGCAGTTACCTGTTAAGTTGGAGTACCTGTACTGGAACCCAGTAGGCTCGCTCTACCGGCGGCATGGCTTTAAAGAGATCAGTCGCTCCGAGATCCACTGCTTCATGCAGCGAGAAGCTGTCGAATCGTAG